The following proteins are encoded in a genomic region of Papaver somniferum cultivar HN1 unplaced genomic scaffold, ASM357369v1 unplaced-scaffold_10, whole genome shotgun sequence:
- the LOC113326831 gene encoding MDIS1-interacting receptor like kinase 2-like: protein MILRDGEQAVKFDWINRIRFIKGTANALAYMHHDCVPELVHRDISSNNVLLDADYEARVSDFGTARMLKPDSSNWTSLAGTYGYVVAPELAYTMKVTEKCDVYSFGIVLLEVLMGRYPSEIIMLLSPILIETSSSTSSTVGENIRLQDILDPCIGAPTDVLKKEIMHFTKVGFSCICGDPCTRPTMQEVSTELSVSSRSRPSFGKPFETITMGDILLMGDS, encoded by the exons ATGATTTTACGTGACGGGGAACAAGCAGTGAAGTTTGATTGGATAAACAGGATAAGGTTCATCAAGGGAACAGCTAATGCTCTTGCATACATGCACCATGATTGCGTACCAGAGCTAGTTCATAGGGACATATCTAGCAACAACGTTTTGTTGGATGCTGATTACGAAGCTCGAGTTTCTGATTTTGGTACTGCTAGGATGTTGAAGCCGGATTCATCCAACTGGACTTCACTAGCTGGAACATATGGATATGTTGTTGCTCCAG AGCTCGCATACACAATGAAGGTAACAGAAAAATGTGATGTTTATAGCTTTGGTATTGTCTTGTTAGAAGTGCTAATGGGGAGGTATCCATCTGAAATTATCATGCTACTCTCTCCTATTCTCATCGAGACGTCGTCTTCTACTTCAAGTACCGTGGGGGAAAATATAAGGTTGCAAGACATTTTAGACCCATGCATTGGAGCACCAACGGATGTTCTAAAAAAAGAAATAATGCACTTTACGAAGGTTGGATTTTCATGCATATGTGGTGATCCATGTACTCGGCCAACTATGCAAGAAGTGTCGACCGAGCTCTCAGTATCATCTCGGAGTAGGCCATCTTTTGGGAAGCCCTTTGAAACCATTACAATGGGAGACATACTGCTAATGGGGGATTCCTAA
- the LOC113326158 gene encoding probable leucine-rich repeat receptor-like protein kinase At1g35710, translated as MLPVPKFACATLLMVALLLVSFYNVDVFAFNYSSASSVAHKKQSHADAVVEEVESLLKWKSTLVNQSGSLLHSWKTSSTGSVISPCSLDFYDNKLFGSIPPQIGNLSKLTHLDLSMNKLSGHIPPEIGSLTSLHVLDIHQNHISGSVPNSICNLSNLDTLYFDQNILSGTIPQEIGTLRSLTNLDFSNNSLTGPIPTSVSNLSNLFGLYLHENQLSGSIPQEIGSLRSITKIVLARNKITGSVPISLCNSTNLTHLLLFQNHLSGTIPRDIGKLRNLNVLQLSRNNLSGPIPTSVCNLSNMFLLFAYENQLSGSIPQEIGRLKSLTDFVLYYNNLVGPIPNSICNLRKLNRLILVGNQLSGTIPQELGRLRSLLDLRLYANNLVDTIPTSLCNSTNGMVSNLECLDLSDNKLTGPILTQLGDCSNLFFLNLSTNSFNESIPSQIGTLSSLSLLLDLSQNELTGKIPSDLGNLNKLESLNLSHNKLSGSIPLSFEEMVSLTTVDISYNELSGPIPNMKAFKDAPFDALKNNKGLCGDHSGGLTPFLAILFGFRKRLGRNGKQLDQTKAKDTRKNLFSIWNFDGKLVFEDIIEATEDFDTKYCIRTGGYGTVYKAELPTSQVVAVKKLHSSDEDSEIFDLKSFESEVHALTEIRHRNIRGEA; from the exons atgttACCAGTTCCAAAATTTGCTTGTGCTACTTTGCTAATGGTGGCTTTACTTTTGGTCTCATTTTACAACGTTGATGTTTTTGCTTTTAATTACTCTTCTGCTTCTTCAGTAGCTCATAAAAAACAGTCACATGCAGATGCAGTAGTTGAAGAAGTGGAATCTcttttgaaatggaaatcaaCTCTTGTTAACCAAAGTGGCTCTCTCCTCCATTCTTGGAAGACAAGCTCTACTGGTAGTGTAATAAGTCCATGCAG CCTTGACTTTTATGACAACAAACTCTTCGGATCCATTCCCCCTCAAATTGGTAATCTTTCAAAACTTACCCACCTTGATCTTTCTATGAATAAGCTTTCCGGGCATATTCCACCTGAAATAGGATCCCTCACAAGTTTGCATGTATTAGACATTCATCAAAATCATATCAGTGGTTCAGTCCCTAATTCTATATGTAACCTGAGCAACCTAGACACTTTATACTTTGATCAAAATATCCTCTCTGGTACTATTCCTCAAGAAATCGGAACTCTAAGGTCTCTTACTAACCTTGATTTCTCCAACAACAGTCTCACTGGTCCAATCCCTACTTCCGTAAGTAATCTGAGCAACCTATTCGGTTTATATCTTCATGAAAATCAACTCTCTGGTTCCATTCCTCAAGAAATCGGAAGCCTAAGGTCCAttactaaaatagtattagcaagaaacaaaattactGGTTCAGTTCCTATTTCATTGTGCAACTCCACTAATTTAACACACCTACTTCTTTTCCAAAATCATCTCTCTGGTACCATTCCTCGAGATATCGGGAAGCTAAGGAATCTTAATGTACTTCAATTGTCCAGAAACAATCTCAGTGGTCCAATTCCTACATCTGTATGTAATCTCAGCAACATGTTCCTTTTGTTCGCTTATGAAAATCAACTTTCTGGTAGCATTCCTCAAGAAATCGGAAGACTAAAATCTCTTACTGACTTTGTATTGTATTATAATAACCTCGTTGGCCCGATCCCCAACTCTATATGTAACTTGAGGAAACTAAACAGACTTATCCTTGTCGGGAATCAACTTTCTGGTACCATTCCTCAAGAATTAGGGAGGCTAAGGTCTCTTCTTGACTTAAGATTATATGCAAATAATCTAGTTGATACAATCCCTACTTCTTTATGTAATTCGACAAATGGAATGGTATCCAACTTGGAGTGTCTAGACTTATCAGACAATAAGCTTACCGGACCGATCCTCACACAACTTGGAGATTGTTCGAACTTATTCTTTTTGAACTTGAGTACGAACAGTTTTAATGAAAGTATTCCATCTCAGATTGGAACCTTAAGTTCGTTGTCACTCTTGTTGGATCTTAGTCAAAATGAGCTCACTGGAAAGATACCGTCTGATCTCGGGAATTTGAACAAACTGGAAAGCTTGAATTTGTCTCATAACAAGCTTTCTGGTTCAATCCCACTTTCATTTGAAGAAATGGTTAGCTTGACCACTGTTGATATTTCTTATAATGAATTGAGTGGTCCTATTCCAAATATGAAGGCGTTTAAAGATGCTCCTTTTGATGCGCTGAAGAACAACAAAGGCTTATGTGGTGATCACTCTGGAGGTCTTACACCAT TTCTCGCTATTCTTTTTGGCTTTCGAAAAAGACTAGGTAGAAATGGCAAGCAGTTGGATCAAACTAAAGCCAAGGATACCAGGAAGAATTTATTCTCAATATGGaattttgatgggaaactagTCTTTGAAGATATAATTGAAGCAACGGAAGATTTTGACACCAAATACTGCATTAGAACGGGAGGGTATGGAACTGTTTACAAAGCAGAGCTACCAACAAGCCAGGTCGTTGCTGTGAAGAAACTGCACTCATCAGACGAAGATTCGGAAATATTTGATCTGAAATCTTTCGAAAGTGAAGTTCATGCATTGACGGAAATTCGGCATCGGAACATC AGAGGGGAAGCTTGA